From one Candidatus Dadabacteria bacterium genomic stretch:
- a CDS encoding ATP-dependent helicase, with translation MNWSNGLDEETPTFKIASSNNSRIRVMAGPGTGKSFAMQRRVARLLEEGVEPSEILPVTFTRVAAEDLHRELSSMDVYRCDELEGVTLHSLALRMLMRTNVLRATGRTPRPLNKFEIEPLIYDLKDKHGGKRKVIKLIDDYQAAWARLQNQQPGYAQKSADIAFEIDIIGWLKFHKSMLIGEVVPQLYQYLHSNPTATERSNYKHILVDEYQDLNRAEQEVIELLSDVADVCIVGDDDQSIYRFKHAHPDGIREWTTIHPRADDLDLEICRRCPTRVVEIANNLIKNNNTSRSKPRLTPRLKNGKGNVRIFSYRTIAEEVKAVSSIVSEMIASGIPPRDILILTQSKAFGTPLYEALVAKSIPTKSYYVESELSHEDAQRAFTLLKLFVNHEDRVALRWLIGTGIGNWNSAGYSHIREHCEKNRMSPWETMTQIVQGTLILPYTKGIIESFRKVVKDLYALETLPNLRAVVDNLFPNEQDSTRDMRKLALKILDQMTTDDRTEFVREISTSISQPEIPTEITDVRIMSLHKSKGLSAPVTVIAGCVQGLLPRLPDNSLSNAEKIQHIEEERRLFYVGITRVKAMPQKGKPGTLILTYSKQMPVATAYSARVSPYGKQSGQALFHASQFINELQLTPPSVGR, from the coding sequence ATGAACTGGTCAAATGGACTTGATGAGGAAACGCCTACTTTTAAGATAGCCTCTTCGAATAATAGTCGCATTCGTGTCATGGCCGGTCCGGGAACAGGTAAGTCTTTTGCCATGCAAAGGCGAGTTGCTCGGCTGTTAGAAGAAGGTGTTGAACCATCTGAAATCCTGCCTGTGACTTTTACCCGAGTGGCTGCAGAAGACTTGCATCGTGAATTATCTAGTATGGATGTCTATAGATGCGACGAACTCGAAGGAGTTACTCTCCACAGCCTCGCTCTGCGGATGCTAATGCGGACTAATGTATTGAGGGCAACAGGACGTACTCCACGACCACTGAATAAGTTCGAGATAGAGCCACTGATTTATGATTTGAAAGACAAACATGGCGGAAAACGCAAAGTAATTAAGCTAATTGATGATTACCAAGCCGCTTGGGCTCGACTCCAAAATCAACAGCCAGGATATGCACAAAAATCCGCAGACATCGCCTTTGAAATAGACATTATAGGGTGGTTGAAGTTCCATAAGTCTATGCTGATTGGCGAGGTTGTTCCTCAACTTTACCAATACTTACACTCTAATCCAACAGCAACAGAAAGAAGTAATTACAAACATATTCTTGTGGATGAATATCAAGACCTGAACCGTGCTGAACAAGAGGTAATAGAATTGTTATCTGATGTAGCCGATGTGTGCATTGTCGGGGACGATGATCAGTCTATATATAGATTTAAACATGCCCATCCCGATGGTATCCGAGAGTGGACTACTATTCATCCAAGGGCAGATGATTTGGATTTGGAGATATGTCGCCGCTGTCCCACCAGGGTGGTTGAAATAGCAAACAACCTGATTAAGAATAATAATACATCACGCTCAAAGCCTCGATTAACCCCCAGGCTCAAAAATGGCAAAGGTAATGTGCGAATTTTCTCATATCGCACAATCGCAGAGGAAGTTAAGGCTGTTTCATCAATAGTCTCTGAGATGATTGCAAGTGGCATACCCCCCAGAGATATTCTCATTCTCACACAAAGCAAAGCTTTTGGCACACCACTATATGAAGCCCTTGTAGCAAAAAGTATTCCCACCAAATCTTATTATGTGGAATCTGAGTTGAGTCACGAAGATGCACAACGAGCATTTACCCTCCTTAAACTCTTTGTGAATCATGAAGATAGGGTTGCATTAAGATGGCTTATCGGCACGGGTATAGGTAACTGGAATTCTGCTGGCTATAGTCACATTAGAGAGCATTGTGAGAAAAACCGTATGTCACCTTGGGAGACAATGACACAGATTGTGCAAGGGACACTAATATTACCTTATACGAAAGGTATCATTGAGTCTTTCCGCAAAGTTGTTAAAGATTTGTATGCCTTAGAAACACTTCCTAATCTTCGAGCCGTTGTAGATAATCTTTTTCCTAATGAGCAAGATTCCACTCGAGATATGCGCAAACTGGCGTTAAAAATTCTTGACCAAATGACAACTGACGACCGCACTGAATTCGTTCGAGAAATTTCCACATCAATTAGTCAACCTGAAATTCCTACCGAGATCACAGATGTGCGAATTATGAGTTTACACAAGAGCAAAGGACTCAGTGCACCAGTGACTGTGATTGCTGGGTGCGTTCAAGGACTACTTCCGCGTCTGCCAGATAATAGTCTCTCCAATGCAGAAAAAATACAACACATAGAAGAAGAGAGACGTCTTTTCTATGTGGGAATCACGCGAGTGAAAGCCATGCCGCAAAAAGGGAAACCAGGAACACTTATTCTTACTTATTCCAAACAGATGCCAGTTGCTACTGCCTATTCAGCTCGTGTTTCACCCTATGGGAAGCAAAGTGGACAAGCTCTTTTCCATGCAAGTCAATTTATCAATGAACTACAATTAACACCGCCATCTGTCGGTAGGTAA
- a CDS encoding AAA family ATPase: MNTVRNPFAPGAGSQPPELAGRDEIVSGAEVALKRVVAGRHAKSQILLGLRGTGKTVLLNKIKGIAESDECLTSFIESPENESLAGLLYPQIHQVLRKLSAVQNAKAHVHEAMRALKGFANVFKISVGDVTISVDAEPGTADSGNLEFDLPDLFLKVGEAAKSAKTAWCLLIDELQYLSKKELAALIVSLHRVSQESLPVLFFGAGLPQVAPMAGNVKSYAERLFEFPKVGSLDNVAAVKAIRQPIENEGESISDAALDRLLTRTGGYPYFLQEWGSQAWNIAESSPISKEDIDTASTEALRRLDEGFFSVRYDRLTPKEQDYVVAMAELGHGPYRSSDIAKRLDVSTGKLSKQRDSIIRKGVIYSPARGKVAFTVPMFEEFIKRIEGSD, from the coding sequence ATGAACACGGTAAGAAATCCGTTTGCGCCGGGGGCGGGCAGTCAGCCGCCGGAACTTGCTGGTCGTGATGAGATTGTTTCCGGTGCCGAGGTCGCCCTCAAGCGAGTTGTTGCGGGTCGCCATGCCAAATCTCAAATTCTCCTCGGACTGCGCGGCACGGGTAAGACCGTTCTCTTAAATAAGATCAAGGGGATAGCCGAATCAGACGAATGTCTAACTTCCTTTATAGAGTCGCCCGAAAACGAGAGTTTGGCGGGCCTTTTGTATCCGCAAATTCATCAGGTCTTAAGGAAGTTGTCGGCGGTTCAGAATGCCAAAGCGCATGTCCATGAGGCGATGCGTGCTCTGAAGGGTTTCGCAAATGTTTTCAAAATATCGGTTGGGGACGTTACGATTTCAGTGGATGCGGAACCCGGAACGGCGGACAGCGGCAACCTTGAATTTGACCTACCCGACCTGTTTCTAAAAGTTGGGGAAGCCGCAAAATCGGCAAAGACAGCGTGGTGTCTGCTGATAGATGAATTGCAGTATTTGAGCAAAAAGGAACTTGCCGCTCTGATTGTCTCGCTCCATCGGGTCAGTCAGGAGTCTCTGCCTGTGTTGTTTTTCGGGGCCGGTCTGCCTCAGGTGGCTCCGATGGCGGGTAATGTGAAGTCGTATGCCGAGCGGCTGTTTGAATTTCCGAAGGTCGGCTCCCTTGACAATGTGGCGGCTGTCAAAGCGATTCGTCAACCCATAGAGAATGAGGGTGAGTCAATCTCGGACGCCGCTCTTGACCGGCTTTTGACTCGAACGGGGGGTTACCCCTATTTTTTGCAGGAATGGGGGTCTCAGGCGTGGAACATTGCGGAGTCTTCTCCCATCAGCAAGGAGGATATTGACACGGCTTCAACTGAGGCTCTACGGAGGCTGGATGAAGGGTTCTTTAGCGTTCGCTATGACCGGTTGACACCCAAAGAGCAGGATTATGTGGTTGCAATGGCGGAACTTGGACATGGCCCATACCGCTCGTCCGATATTGCGAAAAGGCTTGACGTGAGCACAGGAAAACTCAGCAAACAGCGAGACAGTATTATACGAAAAGGAGTAATTTACAGTCCGGCTCGTGGAAAGGTGGCGTTTACTGTGCCGATGTTTGAAGAGTTTATTAAGAGGATTGAAGGAAGTGATTAA
- a CDS encoding GFA family protein, with amino-acid sequence MANVKEAKGKCVCGAVSFTAASASTDVGACHCGTCRRWSGGPFMGVNCGSDVAFEGESDIKVLDSSDWADRGFCGKCGTHLFYRIKRNNTHMMPVGLFGDGKGFAFTHEVFIDEKPGFYEFGGEREKMTGEECFAKFAEGD; translated from the coding sequence ATGGCGAATGTAAAGGAAGCAAAGGGAAAGTGTGTGTGCGGCGCGGTCAGTTTTACGGCGGCAAGCGCGAGCACGGATGTGGGCGCGTGCCACTGCGGGACTTGCCGACGTTGGAGCGGCGGCCCGTTTATGGGCGTTAACTGCGGTTCGGATGTGGCTTTTGAGGGTGAAAGCGACATAAAGGTTCTGGACTCGTCCGACTGGGCGGACAGGGGGTTTTGCGGAAAGTGCGGGACTCATCTGTTCTACCGGATAAAGCGCAACAATACGCATATGATGCCGGTCGGGCTGTTCGGAGACGGGAAGGGGTTTGCATTCACCCATGAGGTCTTTATTGACGAGAAGCCGGGGTTTTATGAGTTCGGGGGAGAGAGGGAGAAGATGACGGGGGAGGAGTGTTTTGCGAAGTTTGCGGAGGGGGATTGA